The genomic interval ATTAGCCTCAGCAGATGCGTCTGGCCACGCAGGAACGACGAGTGCGCGAATTCCCACCGATTCGGATCCACCTTGCGAAAACCCTGCGATTGATCGTTGAAATCAGATGCTCCACAAAATGCAAACTGTAAAATCTTTAGCACTCACGTAAGTATTAAGCTGGCGGACGAAGCTGGAAAAGTTACTGTGCTTGAAGTTGGAAGGGAGGAGCGCCTGCGAAAAAGCGAAAGGGTCCACGACGACGAAGCTGTTGTTGTCGTGGCCCCATCCTATGACGGTGTCCGTCGACGGATCGTCCACCATCCGATAAGTCTTCAGCACGAAGGGAGCCGCCACCGAGCCCCCCCGGCCGCCGCCTTCACCATGGCGGTGGTGATAGTGAGCGGTGCTGTTGCGGCCGTAATCTTCCATATGTTTTAGTCTAAAGTAGAAATTGCTAAAGAAGGTAAGAGTTGGTGACCAGAACTCTGGTATGTATTTTGCAGTAGTCCCAAGCGAAGGGCGAAAAACAGGGAGAAGACGACGGATACCAGTACCTCATCCGACGCGTGTCCCTCAGCGGCCACTCCTCCATGACTTCCCATCCaccaaatttattatttaaacctCCAAAGACGACGAAACACGAGTAGAAATTTTTGACATCGATTGTAACTTCCTTCCATCGTCGGAGTGAAATTTATTTCCCTAAATCCACAAACTTTTCTTCTTCGAATCTTTTTCACCGTATCTTCTCTGGTAGATCAAAAAGATTATGCAGCAAGGTGATGAAATGCGATTGCGCCACGTACTGGCCAACGACAAAGCATGTAATGCAGCAACGACGTACAGATCATGCCCCAACCGCTCTATGGTTCCACTCCAACGCTGCCGAAGATGGCGGTGATCCAGCTTTGCAATGGGCTCAGCCGTCCGACAGGTGGAGTACCACTGTTGTGGAAGAAGTTTGACAGCACTGGTACTCATGTTCCATTCCAGCGAGCCGTGTAAACTGCCTCTTAATTTGTGTTATCTAAGTCAAAATAATATGAAAACAAAATTTCGGTGTAACTTTATCAATGCAAATACGAGCATAGCGCATCAATAATACATGATAAGTGTTAAACTTGAGGAAAAAAGAGGCAGgtgcctttttatttttttaacattacTTGCTTAATAGTTAATTTGTTCTTTCTCTATCGTGCAAATGAAGCTTTACATTGGGCTTATCCCCTTTAGAATAGCCGTTCTTGGACCTTCTTCAACAATTCTATCCACTTAGGAAAAAGGATCAAAAGGTAAAACTCAAGAACAATTAATGCCGGAATAAATTATTGATATGGGGCCCTTCACTTTTAATTCGATATGCACTCAATCAATCCTCAAATGTGCATTTCACGGTGACAAACTCCATGAAAGGAGTTGTTTACGTGTATAACAAGTGTTTTGAAATAGTGCTAGTATCTTTACTTAAACTACATGATAAAGCTAAGCAACATTATTTTTCAATGGAGATTATTCTCGGAAGTATTTATTTCTTTCTAGGTTACTTTAGTTAGtgcaatatatatttaaaaattttcccaCAAAATCGAACCTCAATCAAGAATTAACAACAGGTCTGGTAAGAGTAACCACAACAAATCCAAATACTCTGAAGTCATGTCTATCAGGGGAAATCTATTTAGCTTGAACCTTCAGTTTACAATTGAAGGAGGAGTTCAGATAGCTTGCACTAGTACAGGAAAAACAAAAGCCGATCATTTTCATTTAGCATTGGTCTAATGGATAAGAGCTCATAGTGCAACTCCCTGCCAACGCAACGCAGCATTAAAAGAAATTGGAGGCATTAGCTAGTTAAAAACAAATCTGGTGCAAAAGTTAGGGAAAAGATGAAACATGATTGGGATGGATGGCTTTCACAATTTTTGTCATATAACGCAAAACCAGTTTCTTACTCGAGAAGAAATCTCTGAGTAGCAAGTAGTTTCAGATGGAGTAACAGGAACAGACCCATAAAGAAGACTTCAAAATGCATGCacaagctttttttttttttttttttttttatcatccaCTGAAAAAGTGATGGTGCAGAGAATCTGGGGATCAAATTACATTAGTTTTGGATATTAATTAGTATATATTATTGTTAGATTATTTATTTATAGATTTTAGGATAATTGGATTCTTTTCCTTTTAGATTTTATGATTTCTTAACTAaactatataaaatatttttaatcatcaatttaagatttaataatatgattaatttttttctttttcataatttttatataatatcAGAGCAAGCTTCTCTTTCTCTAACATAATTTTTCTACCGTCTCCTATTATTATTTGCTGTTGTAGCTGCAATCTCCTCCTGTTGCTGTCGATTTCGGCATCGATGCCTTATCCTGTCGATTATGACGACGATGACCTGTCTTGCCGATTTCGGCGTCGATACTCTTTTCTGTTGATTTCGGCGTCAACATTCTTTTCTGTCGATTTCAGCGCAAACGTCTTATGTTGCTGATTTTGACACCGAGGCTCTTTTCTGCCGCTTTCAACGTTGACGTACTATGTTGCTAATTTCGACGCTGATGCTCTTTTCTGTCAATTTTGGTGCCATGTGTTACCAATTTTAGTATTGACGTCCTTTTCTATTGATTTCAACATCGACGTCTTGTGTTGCCAATTTCTACATTTGATATCCTTTTCTGTCTCAAATTCTCTGTGAAACCACGGGTTGTCCTGACATCCATTTTTACGGATCGTACAGATGtgtatccttacagtttggttattcCTTGCATTATTCGTCTGTCATCATGTCTGGTCGTgcagatgcttcatggaaatctgatTCGTATATGTTGGAGCAGTTTTAACAGTTCATTGCTTCACAACCTCTgccatgtcagcttcctctcatatagatTTGTCATCGTCTAGTATTTCAAGTATATTTTCATCGTTATAGATTTTGGACTCTGAtgtctcccatcatatgtcatctaatttatcatcttttatttcttttttctcgtttatctatatctattgtgactgatgatggtactcctatgtcattagtaaGTATCAGTTTAATTATTACATCTTGTTTATCTCTTactgatgtttattatattccgagtcttactttaaatcttatttctgttagtcaattatgtaaaTTTGGATAACTAGTCTCTTTTTCTacatccaattgttatgttcaggatCCGCAATCTCAGAGGCTGATTGGGACAGGTCATAGGCAAAGAGGattctatgttttagatcaactcaaagtatCAAAAGTTGTACCTTCGAGtatggatttatcatcttttcatctgaatggttcatcttctgatttttatttgtggcactctCGTTTAGGTCATATTTCAGCATCTCTTTTGTAATTTTTAGCTTTTACAGGAATACTAAgacctttaaaaagttctgatatttctgattgtaaTAGTTGTAAACTGGTCAAATTTTCTGCCTTATTATTTTCTAAAAGTCATTtttttcttctgctccatttgatcttatccattctgatatgtggggaccctctcctattcctacaaaagggagggggtcaaggtattatgtttcgtTTATTGATAATTGCATTCGTTACACTTGGGtatatcttatgaaacacaagtctgattatcttacaattttcaacaactttagaattcttgtgaaaactcaacattctagtgtcataaagtgttttcgttgtgatttgggggtgaatacacttcgaatcatTTTTCACAATTACTTGCTTCTCATAGTATTATTCATCAAACCTCTTGTACAGATACTCTTGAAAAGAATTGTGTGGCTGAACGAAAACATAGGCATTTTGTTGAAACAACCCGTTCATTTTTATTATTTGCCAGTGTTTCTAGTACCTTTTGGGGAGAAGCAATCCTTAACCGTTTCTTATGTGATTAATCGAATTTCAACCTCACATAATTTAGGCTTGtcatcttttgaaaaattgtatgggcaTGCTCCTCTTTATTCCTCTCTATGTGTTTTTTGTTGTACTTGCTTTGGCCTTCGTCCACATATCAGGTGTAATAAATTAGCCTCTCGGTCTGCTCTTTATGTCTTTTTAGGTTATGGTGTTACTCAAAAATgatatcgttgctttgatcccgttagtaaaaaattatatgtctctcgtcatgttgtgtttcttgagcatattccattcttttctattctagTTAGTttgcataatatgacaaagtcagatctaCTTTGTATTGATCTTTTTAATACCGACACTGAGGAAGTTTCACCCACAGCTCCTACTAGTAGttcaactgaatctggtactttggttcctGAGATATCCGATCCACATGCTCCTCCTTCTGTCACTGCCCAATCATCTTCTGAGGTTGCAGATAATCCTTCTCTCCACTGTTGTCCATCCACtcgtgttcgtaagtctactaaactaccagattttgtttactcttgttattctcattcttttgcttcatttgttacaTCTATTCATTATCTTTTTGAGCATGTATCATATAGAGAAGCTATTTGTAACCCACTTTGGTAGAGTGTTATGGCTGAAGAACTAACTGCTTTGTATCAGACTCATACATGTGATTTGGTTCTGTTGCCACCAGAAAAACACACTATTGGTTCTCGTTGGatatatataagatcaaaactaaatatgatggatCTATCGAGTGATACAAAGCTTATCTcgttgctaaaggttattctcaggagtatcACATGGAGTATGAGAAAACATTTGCTCTTGTTGCAAAAATGATGACTGTTCGTACTCTAATTGTTGTTTCTTCTGTtcgtcgatggagaatatctaagatggatgtcaagaatgcatttttaaatggtgatcttcatgaagaagtttatatgacatctccTCCTTGTGTTTCACACCAACCTGGTGAAGTTTCCAGACTTTGTAAAgtgctttatggtctcaaacaaacacctcgtgcttggtttgagaagttctttACAATGATTAATTCGCTtagttttcatcctagtaatcatgattcagcatTATTTGTTAGATGTATGAGTGCAGGTcgtattcttttattattatatgtcgatgacatgattattactggtgatgattctgatggaattgcttccCTGAAGTCTGAGTTGGCTCGTCGTTTTGCTAcgaaagacttgggtatactgTGCTACTTTCTGGACATTTAGGTTGCTTATTCcccgaaaggttatcttttatcccagtcaaagtatatatctgatctgtttGAGCATGCTTATCTTATTGATAATAGAGTCGTtaatactcctattgagactaatgctcgatattctccatctgatggctcacctttgtcggatcctagtttttatagaactattgttggaagttTGGTTTATGTCACTgtgactcgtccagatattgcgtatgttgttcatgtggttaATCAATTTGTCGTTGCATCAACTATGATTCATTGGGTTGTTATTTttcgtattctcaggtatcttcgggacactcaatttcaaagccttttatttccttctacttcatctcttaaACTGTGTGCATACTCTGATACAGATTGGGTTGGTGATCCTACGGATCGTAAATCTACCACTGACTTCTGCATTTTTCTTGGtaattccctcatttcttggaagagtaagaagcaagatgttatttTTAGATCTTCCACAAAAGCTGAGTATCGTGCTatgacctcaactacttgtgagatagtttgatCGTGTTGGTTGTTGGTAGATATGAGTATTTCTtttcatcaacctactccgttatGTTGTGATAATCAGAATGCTATTCAAATTACAcataattcagtttttcatgagcggacgaaacatattgaaattgattgtcacgttACTCGTCACCATTTCCAGATTGACATCATCATATTGTCTTTTGTTCTTCAAAGGTATAgattgctgatatatttaccaagtcaCATTCTGCTTCACACTTTCGTTTCTTATCTAACAAACTCTTAATGCTTTTAGCTGTAAtatcgtgagtttgaggggatgttaaattatatatatttaacttttagaataatttagtttttttttcttttagaatttatactttatattttcaatcATCAAATTTTTGattcactatttttttttcctttttacttaatttctataattatcatagATCTGTgctaagaaaaaggaaaattgaATTTGCATTTTAATTGGATCTGTACATGTTCCATTTTGCAATGCACTTAAACATATATGGCACCTACTTGTGGCAGGGAAAGCTGCATACGAAGCCCCACCTATAATTCATTCCTTCACATCTGAACTGAAGACCAATTATTTGAGGACAATGAACCAACTTGCTGCACTCTCTTCATGCACTTGAACGCCGGGCCCACTTCCATTCCACGTGGCTGGACAACTGTCACTAGTGTTTTTTATCCTCGCTCGAGCAGAGCTGAATTAATTCACTTAAACTTTAACAAAATGTCCTTCAGCACTGCTAACGATCTTATCTCACTTTGTTTGGAGGACTTTCTAGCTATTTCTAATTCAATAATTGAACTAAACGTCTTCACTACCGCCTCTGTTCGTTGCCCTTTAAATACCTTCACTCCACTCTTCCCTTCCCTGCAGCCACCCACCGAAGCATTTGGTTTTACTAGGCAAGGGCCGTCCAAATTATGGAGTCCACAGGAGCAGGGAAGAGGCTTTGGCACGTAGTGAGTGTGGTGTTGTACATGATCCGGAAAGGCCTCTCCAAGGACAAACTCATGATGGATCTCCACCTCCTCCGCAAGCGCGGCAAGTTCATCGGAAAAGCCCTTGGCAACCTCATGACGCTCCTCCATCACCGTGGCTACCGCCGCCGCCACCATGATCACCACCACCATCATCGTGGAGTGAGCTTACTGAACTCTGGCTTCTCTTGCCGATCCCTGGATCCAGATGTCCCCTTCTACGACCCAAGGGATGTGGAGTTTAGCTGCAGTGCCACTCCCACCTATCCTTCCTTCGACCGGAACCGCCGCCGCAGCCACCATCGCTACGATGATTATGAAGCGATGGCCTTCGCGGAGGCACTTGATATGCTGAACTACGAGGAGGACTGCGCCGAGTCGTCTTCCGTGGCACCATCTCAGTCGCCGGAAGGTAGGCTGTGGAGCTGTCAGAAGAGCCCGGTGACAGAGCGGCGACTAGTAAGGGTTACTGACTCGCCATTCCCTGTGAAGGAGGAAGAGGGGGAGGTGGAGAAGCATATAGACGAGCAGGCAGAGCAGTTCATTAGAAGGTTCTATGAGCAGCTTCGCCTTCAGCAGAGGATGAATCCAATGACTCCAGAGTATAAACATCGTTGGAATGAGGCGGCGATGGGTCTAGCCTGAGATAGATGTTCCTGTAAATGCCAAGTGTTTGGATATGTGAATTATACCAATAAtaacttgtaaaaatttcaaaatatcaaaaatatattttaaaaataaattcagaAAGGGAAGTCACATAATgtcattacatttttttttaaaaaaattaaaaaatgcatttattttttaatttagaataatttaaattttaaaaatactatatacatttaaattaatctaattttaaaaacaaatactATTCTCTTAATTCTTCTCGCTACCATAATTTTTTCCCTCTATTTTTGGCAAAATTACTAGGCAAACTTAAAGATAGTTAAATTCAAAAAGAAATATTTCTAAATGTTTTTTTTGGATTATTGCTGagtttttctttttataattgtAGACATTTTAAGTTAGATAAAACTATTATACATATCTAAATTGGTTTAAATTTATATGAATAAAAATGTATACTGTTTTTGGGACAcatttgtttgttataaaattttattcttttagTAATAATTTGTCCCAAACATATGATTATAGGGCATTTTTGTTttacataaattttattttgtattttaggACATAGCTACGTTTTTATATGCTTTAAAATCTTTATTTCAACATTTGGGATAATTTATAAGTCACTAATTAGCGCGCTTCGGCATGCTACACATCCTTATACAGTTATACTACATTTTTATGTCACCAAAAcacatataatatatatttttttttgtaatttaataAGGACATAAAAAACCCATAAATTAAAGTGTCCCAACTTTTTTCGGGGTATAGTTTTGTAGGATTGGAAGATAAAATAGCTTAAAAATAGTTTTGTATATCACGTTTTAGAATGTATTTCGTGTGCTCCTGAAAGTGAAATTATAGTAGTTCTACAATGTTGATGACCATGGCAACCTTAAATGCTTTATGGTTTTAGAAGATCAAAATCTACCGTTCTTGTTTTCAAAACAGTTTAcatcaatttaaatttattaagctGAAAATATTTTTGGGTTGGCCCAATTTTCAGTCCAAAATCAACTCATGATCTCTCAGTCTTTGATGCAGGCAACCAAAGGTGTTATGAAGCTGTGCTCCAGATTTATAGAGAAAGATCATAATTAATCTATTTCAATCGAAAAAGGAGGAGGTTAACCAACGATCTCAATAATAGAAATCCCATCACAAAAACATCATCATCACTCAACTAATTTTTGCGAGCAACGTAACAAAGTTGCAATCTTTTCTAATGtctaagatatatatataaaatcaaaagGCATGAAGATGCAATACTATATAGTACTACTGGTATCTTACGAATCACCACCACCCAATTCTGTCTTTGAGCCACCTGAAGCTTTTCCTTAAGCTTCCCTTCATCTTTCCCTGCATAGCATAGGCCTTATATCCTGCCACTCTCTTCTTCCTCTGCATCTCAGGGTCGCCGAGGCTCCAACCGCTCCTGAAAGAAGAGGAACCAGAGCTGCCGCTCCACTCCTTCAGATTCGTCTCCCTAGGAACTTGGCTGTGGCTCTGGGAGGAAGCATAGGATGCGCTGTAGCATCCGAGATCGTGAGTTCCGGAGACTGAACGCTCGGGCCTGTTCCCGTACACCTCCATCTCTATCCGCCCATCTCCATAGGCCCTAGGCCTGAAGTCCTCCATCATTATTAGCGACCAAATGACAGCGTACGCCTTTCTGCCTTGAGTCTTTCTGAATTGGTAGGGGTTCACCGAGAACTTTTGTACTCCATCTTTAACGTGATCTCACTTTTTATCGTGGGCTTCGAGCAAGAAAGCTAATTAAGTGGAGGGCCGCCCTTCTTCAGATCGAAGAATGgagatggtggtggtggtggtagcCTGGGAGGGTAATCCGCACTGCACTCTCACTAGATGTCCTGATCAGATCTGGGAAATTATTTTGGAGATTTTAGGTACAAGTTCAAATTGATATGGTCAAGCTCCACtagattattttaatatatttaaattagatCTGATGTGCATTTAAAGATGCATGTACGTACGACCATTGTTTACGAAGTTGCGATATTAAATTGAGCAGCCAATAAAGTTCTTATTAGTTTCCCTCCATGGTTAAAAGATGAAATCTACCATCCAGCAATCCTCACAGCTCAGGAAACTATAATTCACCAAAAAAAAATTTTCCTCAACTTTACCTTCTAGTTTTTAAAGGGTTGGTGGGAATGGAGTTGGAAATTTTAATGCATTGTTCCAACTACATGAGGAAACTAATTGAATTTCTTATCCAAAAACTCCCCAACACATAcctaaaaaagaaaaacaaagttaAATAGACAGTGGTAGTGGTAGGTTTGACAATTTGCTCTATGCATGCGTCCTAGTAAATCAATGGAATGTTTCTTTCCCACATGTAGTTGCGAACAAATTATTCATCGTCTCCTTGTGCATCAGACGAACTGAAGTAAACCTAATTTTTTAAAGTCACTTTGAAAAGTGACACGATTACAGAGAAATGATACAAAGGTCTCTTCTGGCACTGTTGATCAATAGCCGGACGAaagaaaaaattcttttcctgCGCCGTAGATATCTATCATCATTTCGATTCAAATCAGCAGTAGTACTGCATGTACAGTGTGTTAGCTTCAATATTTCAAAAAGTAACTGTTAaatttaaacttcttaaacaaGAAAATGTCTCAATTTAGAACAGAAATTAATCACAAGCATCCACTCACAATTAATCACTAGTACTCCCATATGTTTTTATCGTTGCACAAGAACAGAAAACTCGACAAGAACATTTTACGATTTCACATTTTAGACAAAAATGAAGCTGACTCCCTTGGTAATAAAAACATTTCGCTCAAACATCATAATCACACATGAAGTTAAAGAAGCAAAAGAGGCCCAAAATAGTCATGCAAATGAAGCTCTACAACAGCTCTAAGATGCAAATGCATGTCGCGCATTGTAATTGTTTTCCTTGTCCATGCTTCTCAGATCAGAACGGTCCGCTATCTTCACGTCGGTACTCGATAAAGTTTTCCGATGAGAACGGCCATCGCCAACATCCGCAAATGAAGGGCCTTGCACTGATGATCTTATAGCATTCAGCACTTTCCGCTTTGCTTTGATTGATTCAGTCAAGTTCATGTAGTTGGGACGAGTTCGGCAGTTGTCCTCAT from Zingiber officinale cultivar Zhangliang chromosome 6B, Zo_v1.1, whole genome shotgun sequence carries:
- the LOC121990530 gene encoding uncharacterized protein LOC121990530, which encodes MESTGAGKRLWHVVSVVLYMIRKGLSKDKLMMDLHLLRKRGKFIGKALGNLMTLLHHRGYRRRHHDHHHHHRGVSLLNSGFSCRSLDPDVPFYDPRDVEFSCSATPTYPSFDRNRRRSHHRYDDYEAMAFAEALDMLNYEEDCAESSSVAPSQSPEGRLWSCQKSPVTERRLVRVTDSPFPVKEEEGEVEKHIDEQAEQFIRRFYEQLRLQQRMNPMTPEYKHRWNEAAMGLA
- the LOC121990531 gene encoding uncharacterized protein LOC121990531; amino-acid sequence: MMEDFRPRAYGDGRIEMEVYGNRPERSVSGTHDLGCYSASYASSQSHSQVPRETNLKEWSGSSGSSSFRSGWSLGDPEMQRKKRVAGYKAYAMQGKMKGSLRKSFRWLKDRIGWW